The following coding sequences lie in one Alosa sapidissima isolate fAloSap1 chromosome 15, fAloSap1.pri, whole genome shotgun sequence genomic window:
- the igsf10 gene encoding immunoglobulin superfamily member 10 isoform X2, with amino-acid sequence MKALPSGLSYLRWNLLALLFVLAAMMSKGRACPRSCACYVPTEVHCTFRYLTAIPREIQPVVERINLGYNSLAVLRENDFTGLENLELLMLHSNTISNIEDRAFNDLKSLQVLKMSYNKVKEINKDTFSGLHSLVRLHIDHNQIEFINPETFYGLTNLQLVHLEGNLLQQLHPDTFITLRHSQVFKLSSVKSIYLSDNALTSIPADLFAGCYQLENVYLHGNPWSCDCHMDWLTEWAEKNPGVLKCKRDKKASHSPACPVCESPVTARGRGLTQLARDDFTCTKSWIHPYLKQRNFTLDEDDFTPVSAKDFIAPIGTLQMNVTDEVHNDATLACVVQRPSGVENLNLTQMGDDEDVTVLRATISTSLVCNIDYDQIQQLWRVLAMYSDTPMRLERGLLLSMSPEMTYKYRQARLPDEEIYTEVEADIKANPAWLLQGQISLQLDRTTTTFSTLHIRYSSSVQLRVDSRNLRRDRYSWSMIKQDNQTKTEHAVVTGSTAVLNCETFGNPKPSMEWILADGSKVRAPYQSDDQRITISDSGKLTLRSVDKSDAGIYRCIATNYLDADVLIFRITVLSPDVEETEVNGVQMTRSLGQSLLLDCGSTGNPRASIQWVLPDHSVLDQTNGNRHVYINGSLGIQSLTERDRGFYRCLSSNYLGVDLLTSQVSIADEGTKQVQIIDSEGSGLNEIDADSEETETTHSGLIYSKSSQRTNQESRTITSDRPYPRNKPPPTRGGHRRGNPLSNRRKWGSRRVFDKGSRRVDPQKFAEFMKKAQSGQTTNNEIGKADQEHGNTKTDLGLSGDGDLGSGEGFSEDQIVAMPNGVVTITEMPETNQYDEVTTKGSEDSQDSAMTTTDTYVHLYDNQDGHMTTTESLDKYERAVMSTTEILDDNQDGVLSTTESIDNIWSEVVTRTESSDDSQDYEMTTTENPVDSVTSAITTAETRDKLTPGPHHRSDISPVLFPALGVTTSSYDIQRDETTPFENKHTYSRGFSDNRRYTFQTRPKDSFKRPVTLKLTVTESTDEMQLMFSGDTPESSTEGMSIVNSQNPNVTPMMDGLAPRLKPVVHTSTDPDSQTTFTAVTTTEREQDEITFHTTQRIKSHRLPAGSTIISRQQIEIIPPHRRRPGRRRNFPNRRRIIRPNKITDIQSYLDKLKKPSVSQKGAATVPYSVELSTDCGDCDDTAGRKNTAEESNTNIHSSSPQRTEKPIRANTFTRSPEQYPEKITQTFTSGPVTLHVRTEGANSYMTSADAPDLEPTQDPVAYQPTTTKATTTTKSSKVIRGKIPWHKLFGTKEGQKELLNRLRKPVKPATTTTTTTVTTTTTTTPTTTSAIPTTTEAEMETTFLPTVESLVAPVTLPPAMSEKDLETSGYDSEDSFSTITKEESTTATQAPTTQETTTTAPTYGSRFPSTTDSSSSAKTLDVPPTMKPIEEAVESSFSGSDSWGSGTWTPRRVGGQNRRFRGRGRFRGRRPMRKPTTKTPTTTTTTTMATTTTTTEVPTTTTELPETSTLMETTTLVPRPVSKSHSGGVSRPLYTHFWEKEIAVVSSPSGTMDSYGVEWRIPSYFTTNRPREYTTSRPTTPSRTTPSSRLYGTPRSRVQTSRDNRMYTNGRVPPGRYGHSPTHRPPVRPVRPTMPVITEGSKRRTDTERTLTSVRTTDLPTKPEYTNRPSLYDYDDVDNTYDHQAKEYDTTTSIITEPSTEDMPAKPRIVGGNAASFTVLSNSDAVLPCEADGNPTPTISWRRFLTSTGTTLTVRGKMGKFEVLQNGTLYIQDVNIKDRGQYVCLAENDYGSDKLIVTLSVVAYPSRILEPKVRDIKVHSGNTVEMNCKTEGRPTPLVSWILANRTQVRGQDTDHGRVSVTPEGTLVLRHVSVYDRGHYKCIASNAAGVDTATVRLQVIAAPPDILEEKRQQLSVRSGDDLWLPCTAKGTPQPTVHWVLPAGSVVHPQRYADRRSSAFANGTLHLKSVTTADSGVFECIANSPAGSERRVVTLTVEATQTPPQIVEVSQRRTDLEFGDQLQLNCSASGDPKPRIVWRLPSKAVVDRWHRMGSRLQVLENGTLIIDSVSEKDAGDYICVARNDLGDDLQLLKVGVSMKPAKIETKAYGKKQVPYGKDLQVDCKASGAPMPEISWGLPDGTVVNSALQADGTSRGRSRRFILFDNGTLYLNRVGMAEEGDYTCYAENTVGKDEMHVHITVVTAAPRIRAPSATYARVAPGGNVRFDCEAVGEPKPKILWMLPSNDMIAASNERYLMHVNGSLDIRDVKLVDAGEYVCMARNTAGDDSKVYKLDIDGNPPVINGYYQNRTVIKETAAKYSRKFIDCKAVGDPPPHITWIMPDNIFLKAPYYGSRINVHHNGTLEIRNVRPTDSAEFICMARNDGGEAVMVVQLEVTTMLRRPIFKNPFNERVVTHMGKTTVLNCSADGHPRPDITWMLPNGTRLSAESERGSQHHLSGDGTFVIYNPGKVDAGKYRCAAKNSVGYIEKLIVLEVGQKPYILTRPRGVIRSVAGDPLYLHCLADGSPRPGVSWTLPGGLVLTQPQSTGRYRLMENGTLLIRDTVLHDRGSYHCRARNSAGDALLTVPVVIVAFPPRITTGPPATIRAVSGVPLKLNCLATGLPTPEITWELPDRSVLSTAAKGRPSGSELLHPQGTLVIQKPTNADSGAYKCFAKNHLGTDTRITYVRVI; translated from the exons ATGAAGGCATTACCCTCAGGACTGTCTTACCTGCGATGGAATCTCCTGGCGCTTCTGTTTGTTTTGGCGGCAATGATGTCGAAGGGCCGCGCCTGCCCGAGATCCTGCGCGTGCTACGTTCCCACTGAGGTTCACTGCACTTTCAGATACCTGACCGCAATACCACGCGAGATTCAGCCGGTTGTGGAACGAATTAACCTGGG ATACAACAGCTTAGCAGTATTGAGAGAAAACGATTTTACCGGCCTGGAAAATCTGGAACTATTGATGCTTCATAGTAAcaccatcagtaatattgaagaCCGGGCTTTCAATGACCTCAAGTCTTTGCAA GTGCTAAAGATGAGCTACAACAAAGTAAAAGAAATCAACAAAGACACGTTCAGTGGTCTTCACAGTTTGGTGCGCCTCCACATTGACCACAACCAAATCGAATTCATCAACCCAGAGACCTTCTATGGTCTGACCAACCTACAGCTGGTCCACCTGGAGGGCAACCTCCTACAGCAGCTCCACCCAGACACCTTCATCACCCTGCGCCATAGCCAGGTGTTCAAGTTGTCCTCCGTGAAGAGCATCTACCTGTCCGACAACGCCCTCACCAGCATACCGGCAGACCTGTTCGCAGGCTGTTATCAGCTGGAGAATGTGTATCTCCATGGAAACCCTTGGTCTTGTGACTGCCACATGGATTGGCTGACCGAGTGGGCTGAAAAGAACCCTG GTGTGCTGAAATGCAAACGAGACAAGAAGGCCTCTCACAGTCCAGCATGCCCAGTGTGTGAATCACCAGTTACTGCCCGAGGGAGAGGCCTGACTCAGCTTGCCCGTGACGACTTTACCTGCACCAAGTCCTGGATCCACCCTTACTTGAAGCAGAGGAACTTCACGCTGGACGAGGACGACTTCACCCCAGTCTCTGCAAAGGACTTCATCGCCCCCATTGGCACGCTGCAAATGAATGTGACGGACGAGGTCCACAACGACGCCACCTTAGCTTGCGTTGTTCAGAGGCCATCTGGGGTGGAGAATCTGAACCTGACACAAATGGGGGACGACGAGGATGTCACCGTGCTGAGGGCGACCATCAGCACGTCACTGGTCTGTAACATCGACTACGACCAGATTCAGCAGCTGTGGCGCGTTTTGGCCATGTACAGCGATACGCCTATGAGACTGGAAAGGGGACTACTGCTGTCAATGTCACCAGAGATGACCTACAAATACCGACAGGCCCGGCTGCCGGACGAGGAAATTTACACTGAGGTTGAAGCAGATATCAAAGCCAATCCGGCGTGGCTACTGCAAGGACAGATTAGCCTGCAGCTGGACCGAACAACCACTACGTTCTCCACACTTCATATTAGGTACTCGTCGTCTGTCCAGTTGCGTGTGGACAGCAGAAACCTCCGCAGAGACAGGTACAGCTGGTCGATGATCAAACAGGATAATCAGACAAAGACGGAGCATGCTGTTGTAACTGGCAGCACAGCGGTGCTCAACTGTGAGACATTTGGAAACCCCAAACCCTCCATGGAGTGGATCTTGGCAGACGGCAGCAAGGTCAGGGCGCCGTACCAGAGCGATGACCAACGGATTACAATCAGCGACTCGGGGAAGCTCACCCTGAGATCGGTGGACAAATCAGATGCTGGGATTTACCGATGTATTGCAACAAACTACCTGGATGCCGACGTGTTGATCTTTCGCATTACAGTTTTGTCCCCAGATGTGGAGGAGACAGAGGTGAATGGGGTTCAGATGACCCGCTCACTGGGCCAAAGCTTGCTCCTGGACTGTGGATCTACTGGGAACCCTAGAGCTTCTATTCAGTGGGTACTTCCTGATCACTCAGTCTTGGACCAGACCAATGGGAACAGACATGTTTACATTAATGGCAGCTTGGGGATACAgtcactgacagagagagaccgAGGATTTTACAGATGTTTGTCCTCGAATTATCTCGGGGTGGATTTGTTAACGTCCCAAGTGAGTATTGCCGATGAGGGGACAAAGCAAGTGCAAATAATAGATTCCGAGGGCTCAGGGCTCAATGAGATTGATGCCGACTCCGAGGAGACTGAGACCACTCACAGTGGACTTATTTATTCTAAGTCATCTCAACGGACTAACCAGGAGTCAAGGACCATCACCTCAGACAGGCCGTATCCGAGGAATAAGCCACCGCCCACCAGAGGAGGTCACAGGAGAGGTAACCCCTTAAGCAACAGGAGAAAATGGGGAAGCAGGCGGGTATTCGATAAGGGATCTCGAAGGGTGGATCCTCAAAAATTTGCAGAGTTCATGAAGAAAGCTCAGTCTGGCCAAACAACAAACAATGAGATAGGGAAAGCCGATCAGGAACATGGAAACACCAAAACAGATCTGGGGCTCTCTGGAGATGGGGATTTGGGTTCAGGAGAGGGTTTTTCTGAGGATCAAATTGTAGCGATGCCAAATGGTGTGGTGACAATCACAGAAATGCCAGAGACCAACCAGTATGATGAGGTAACAACCAAGGGATCAGAGGACAGTCAAGATAGCGCGATGACAACCACAGACACTTATGTGCATTTATATGACAACCAGGATGGACACATGACAACCACTGAATCTTTAGACAAATATGAGAGAGCTGTTATGTCAACAACTGAAATATTAGACGATAATCAGGATGGTGTTTTGAGCACTACTGAATCCATAGACAACATATGGAGTGAGGTTGTGACAAGAACGGAATCCTCAGATGACTCTCAGGACTATGAAATGACAACTACAGAGAATCCAGTTGACTCTGTCACCAGTGCCATCACAACAGCTGAGACTAGAGACAAATTAACGCCTGGACCTCACCACAGGTCTGACATCTCACCGGTGCTGTTCCCAGCTCTCGGTGTCACCACTAGCAGCTATGACATTCAAAGAGACGAAACAACACCATTTGAAAATAAACATACTTACTCCAGGGGATTCAGTGACAATAGACGGTATACTTTTCAAACAAGACCCAAAGACTCGTTTAAGCGACCAGTCACACTTAAGCTCACGGTGACTGAATCCACTGACGAGATGCAGCTCATGTTCTCTGGCGACACACCTGAGTCTTCGACTGAGGGGATGTCTATTGTCAACAGCCAGAACCCAAATGTCACTCCGATGATGGATGGACTGGCCCCGAGACTGAAGCCAGTTGTTCACACGTCCACTGACCCTGACAGCCAGACTACATTCACAGCTGTGACCACAACAGAACGTGAGCAAGACGAAATCACCTTTCACACTACTCAGAGGATCAAGTCTCACCGCCTTCCAGCTGGATCCACCATCATCTCACGCCAACAGATAGAAATAATACCTCCCCACAGGAGGAGGCCGGGACGGAGACGCAACTTCCCCAACAGGCGAAGAATAATTCGACCAAACAAGATCACAGACATCCAGTCCTACCTTGATAAACTCAAGAAGCCTTCGGTCTCACAGAAGGGGGCGGCCACAGTGCCATATTCAGTAGAGCTCAGCACAGATTGTGGAGATTGTGACGACACAGCAGGTAGGAAGAATACAGCAGAGGAAAGTAACACTAACATTCACAGTTCTTCGCCTCAAAGAACGGAAAAGCCCATCAGGGCCAATACCTTCACAAGATCTCCAGAGCAATATCCTGAGAAAATAACACAAACATTTACCTCAGGCCCTGTTACCCTGCACGTAAGAACTGAAGGAGCTAATAGTTACATGACTTCTGCAGATGCCCCTGATCTGGAACCAACACAAGATCCGGTGGCATATCAACCAACAACCACTAAAGCTACTACAACTACAAAGTCATCCAAAGTTATTCGAGGTAAAATACCCTGGCATAAACTGTTTGGAACCAAAGAGGGCCAAAAAGAACTGCTAAACAGGCTTCGTAAACCAGTTAAACCAGCcaccacaacaaccacaaccacagtCACAACTACAACTACAACCACACCTACAACTACTTCAGCAATCCCAACCACTACCGAAGCTGAAATGGAAACAACCTTCCTGCCAACTGTGGAGTCTCTTGTGGCACCAGTAACACTACCACCTGCCATGTCTGAGAAAGATCTTGAGACATCAGGATATGACTCTGAAGACTCTTTCAGCACCATAACAAAAGAAGAGTCGACCACGGCGACCCAGGCTCCGACCACACAGGAGACAACTACAACTGCTCCCACATATGGCTCCAGATTCCCCTCAACCACGGACTCATCCTCAAGTGCAAAGACTCTTGATGTGCCACCAACAATGAAGCCCATAGAGGAGGCTGTTGAATCCAGCTTCTCTGGTTCTGACTCTTGGGGTTCAGGAACATGGACGCCCCGAAGGGTTGGGGGACAAAACAGGCGATTTAGAGGGCGAGGGCGTTTCAGAGGCCGAAGGCCCATGAGGAAACCCACCACAAAAACtccaaccacaacaacaacaacaacaatggcaacaacaacgacaacaacagaGGTGCCTACTACAACGACCGAGCTGCCAGAAACCTCCACTTTAATGGAAACTACCACATTAGTGCCACGGCCAGTATCAAAGAGCCATTCAGGAGGTGTGTCACGgccactctacacacacttcTGGGAGAAAGAGATTGCTGTAGTGTCCTCCCCATCTGGAACCATGGACTCATATGGTGTAGAGTGGAGAATCCCATCATATTTCACCACCAATCGGCCGAGGGAATACACCACGTCAAGGCCCACCACACCCTCCAGAACCACTCCATCCTCACGGCTGTATGGAACCCCACGGTCTCGAGTGCAGACCAGCAGAGATAACAGAATGTACACCAATGGCAGAGTGCCCCCTGGCAGGTATGGGCATTCCCCAACACATAGACCTCCAGTCAGACCAGTGAGACCCACCATGCCTGTCATCACAGAGGGATCTAAGAGGAGGACAGACACAGAAAGGACACTGACCTCTGTCAGGACAACAGACCTCCCAACAAAGCCAGAATACACCAACAGGCCCTCCCTTTATGACTATGACGACGTTGATAACACGTACGACCACCAGGCCAAAGAGTACGACACAACAACGTCCATCATTACGGAGCCATCCACGGAGGATATGCCGGCCAAGCCGAGGATTGTGGGGGGCAACGCTGCCAGCTTCACGGTGCTGTCGAACTCCGACGCAGTCCTGCCCTGCGAGGCGGACGGTAACCCCACACCCACCATCAGCTGGAGGCGCTTCCTGACCAGCACAG GGACCACACTGACCGTAAGAGGAAAGATGGGCAAGTTCGAGGTCCTCCAAAACGGAACTCTGTACATCCAGGATGTGAACATAAAGGACCGGGGCCAGTACGTTTGTCTAGCCGAGAACGACTACGGCTCTGACAAGCTCATCGTCACCCTGTCTGTGGTGGCGTACCCGTCGCGCATCCTCGAGCCCAAGGTCCGAGACATCAAGGTGCATTCTGGGAACACAGTCGAGATGAACTGCAAAACCGAGGGTCGGCCCACACCCCTGGTGTCATGGATCCTGGCCAATCGGACGCAGGTGAGAGGCCAGGACACCGATCACGGGCGAGTCTCGGTCACACCTGAGGGGACGCTGGTCCTCCGCCACGTGTCCGTGTACGACCGCGGTCACTACAAGTGCATCGCCAGCAACGCCGCCGGGGTGGACACGGCCACCGTGCGCCTGCAGGTCATCGCAGCGCCCCCCGACATCCTGGAGGAGAAGCGACAGCAGCTCAGCGTCCGCTCCGGCGACGACCTGTGGCTGCCGTGCACGGCGAAGGGCACCCCCCAGCCCACAGTCCACTGGGTCCTTCCCGCTGGGTCAGTGGTTCACCCACAGCGCTACGCTGACCGGAGGTCCTCGGCGTTCGCCAACGGCACTCTCCACCTGAAAAGCGTGACGACAGCAGACAGCGGTGTGTTCGAGTGCATCGCCAACAGCCCCGCCGGCTCAGAGCGGCGAGTGGTCACCCTCACCGTGGAGGCCACTCAGACTCCTCCGCAGATCGTTGAGGTGTCCCAGAGGAGAACTGACCTCGAGTTTGGGGATCAACTCCAGCTCAACTGCTCGGCCTCCGGGGACCCCAAACCCAGGATCGTGTGGAGACTCCCGTCCAAGGCAGTGGTTGACCGGTGGCACAG GATGGGCAGTCGGCTTCAGGTCCTCGAGAACGGCACTCTCATCATCGACTCCGTCAGTGAGAAGGACGCTGGCGACTACATCTGTGTTGCCCGCAACGATCTCGGCGATGACCTGCAGCTCCTGAAAGTCGGCGTGTCCATGAAACCGGCGAAGATCGAGACCAAGGCCTACGGCAAGAAGCAGGTACCGTACGGCAAAGACCTGCAGGTGGACTGCAAGGCCTCCGGCGCCCCCATGCCGGAGATCTCGTGGGGCCTCCCCGACGGCACTGTGGTCAACAGCGCCCTGCAGGCCGACGGGACCAGCAGGGGGCGCTCCAGGCGCTTCATCCTCTTCGACAACGGGACGCTGTACCTGAACCGAGTGGGCATGGCGGAGGAAGGCGACTACACGTGCTACGCGGAGAACACCGTGGGCAAGGACGAGATGCACGTGCACATCACCGTGGTAACGGCGGCGCCTCGCATCCGCGCGCCCAGCGCCACCTACGCCAGGGTGGCCCCGGGGGGGAACGTCCGCTTTGACTGCGAGGCCGTCGGAGAACCCAAGCCCAAGATTCTATGGATGCTGCCGTCGAATGACATGATCGCTGCGTCCAACGAGCGCTATCTGATGCACGTCAACGGGTCCCTCGATATCCGTGACGTCAAGCTGGTGGATGCGGGAGAATACGTCTGCATGGCTCGGAACACTGCAGGAGATGACAGTAAGGTCTACAAGCTGGACATTGATGGAAACCCACCTGTTATCAACGGATATTATCAAAACAGGACGGTGATTAAAGAAACCGCAGCAAAATACTCGAGGAAGTTCATTGACTGCAAAGCCGTTGGAGACCCACCACCACACATCACGTGGATTATGCCCGATAACATATTTCTCAAAGCTCCTTACTACGGGAGCAGGATTAACGTGCACCACAACGGCACTCTGGAGATCCGCAACGTGCGGCCGACCGACTCCGCCGAGTTCATCTGCATGGCACGCAACGACGGTGGGGAGGCCGTCATGGTGGTCCAGCTGGAGGTCACCACCATGCTGCGCAGGCCCATCTTCAAGAACCCTTTCAACGAGCGAGTGGTGACGCACATGGGCAAAACCACCGTCCTCAACTGCTCTGCCGACGGTCACCCACGACCCGACATCACCTGGATGCTCCCGAACGGGACTCGTCTGTCCGCGGAGTCGGAACGAGGCTCGCAACATCACCTGAGTGGCGACGGCACCTTCGTAATCTACAACCCGGGCAAGGTGGACGCAGGGAAGTACCGCTGCGCCGCCAAGAACAGCGTGGGCTACATCGAGAAGCTCATCGTGCTGGAGGTGGGCCAGAAGCCGTACATCCTGACACGGCCGCGGGGCGTCATACGGAGCGTGGCGGGGGACCCGCTGTACCTGCACTGCCTGGCTGACGGCAGCCCTCGACCCGGCGTGTCCTGGACACTCCCGGGCGGTCTCGTCCTGACCCAGCCGCAGTCCACCGGCCGCTACCGGCTGATGGAGAACGGTACGCTGCTGATCCGCGACACGGTGCTACACGACCGCGGGAGTTATCACTGCCGAGCGAGGAATTCTGCCGGCGACGCCCTGCTCACGGTCCCCGTGGTGATAGTTGCCTTCCCGCCACGTATCACCACGGGCCCCCCGGCGACCATCAGAGCTGTCTCAGGGGTTCCGCTGAAGCTCAACTGCCTCGCGACTGGACTCCCTACTCCCGAGATCACCTGGGAGCTCCCTGACCGGTCGGTGCTCTCCACCGCGGCAAAGGGCCGGCCATCGGGCAGCGAGCTGCTTCACCCGCAGGGAACCCTGGTCATTCAGAAACCTACCAACGCGGACTCGGGCGCCTACAAGTGCTTTGCCAAGAACCACCTTGGCACAGACACCCGAATCACATACGTCAGGGTTATATGA